From a region of the Butyrivibrio sp. AE3004 genome:
- a CDS encoding LCP family protein, whose product MIDRKKIKLLLFLTAVVLGLIFAFFGISAVERLFEERSALAYEEGEDDEDDEEEEIELSEGELLINDKVYRYNAAVRNYLVIGTDVSGNHEAENPDEYQGNMADVLLLVVLNRSDNNYSVLEIDRNTVMKVPMMNVDGTVNARSIMQICTAHWYGGNPQMSSENTVNAVSELLGGMPIDGYYELNMDAIEQLNHAIGGVTVTVEDDFSEVDPTLVKGQEITLNDSQAYNYVHERMNVGDGSNEGRMARQETYIKAFLNRLMERTEENPSFPNEIYTKMKEVAVTNMTGNDFSRVLNRVNRGENQGTITFEGEHKLGQLINDDTDHQEFYIDDTSYYQVMDKLFDLESVEE is encoded by the coding sequence ATGATTGATCGTAAGAAAATTAAATTATTGCTATTCCTGACAGCTGTGGTTTTAGGCTTGATTTTTGCTTTCTTTGGAATTAGTGCGGTAGAAAGGCTCTTTGAAGAGAGGTCTGCTCTGGCTTATGAAGAAGGCGAAGATGATGAAGACGATGAAGAGGAAGAGATAGAATTATCAGAAGGTGAGCTTTTGATAAATGACAAAGTGTACAGATATAATGCTGCAGTCAGAAATTATCTGGTTATAGGAACTGATGTATCAGGTAATCATGAGGCAGAGAATCCTGATGAGTATCAGGGTAATATGGCGGATGTACTTCTTCTTGTTGTTTTAAATAGATCAGATAATAATTATTCAGTTCTTGAGATTGATCGCAATACGGTAATGAAGGTACCTATGATGAATGTAGACGGTACAGTTAATGCCAGGTCAATAATGCAGATATGTACTGCACATTGGTATGGCGGGAATCCACAGATGAGTAGTGAGAATACTGTTAATGCAGTATCAGAACTACTTGGAGGAATGCCAATAGATGGATATTATGAGCTGAATATGGACGCTATAGAACAGTTAAATCATGCAATTGGTGGTGTCACAGTTACTGTTGAAGATGATTTTAGTGAAGTTGACCCTACTCTTGTTAAAGGACAGGAAATAACTCTAAATGATTCCCAGGCATATAACTATGTTCATGAAAGAATGAATGTTGGTGATGGTTCTAATGAAGGCAGAATGGCCAGGCAGGAAACATATATCAAGGCCTTCCTAAACAGACTTATGGAGAGAACGGAGGAAAATCCTTCATTTCCAAATGAAATATATACCAAGATGAAGGAAGTTGCTGTGACAAATATGACCGGCAACGATTTTTCCAGAGTTCTTAACAGAGTTAACCGAGGTGAGAACCAGGGAACGATTACCTTTGAAGGCGAGCATAAGCTTGGACAACTAATTAATGATGATACTGATCATCAGGAGTTTTATATAGATGATACTTCCTATTACCAGGTAATGGATAAACTTTTTGATCTGGAATCTGTGGAAGAGTAG
- a CDS encoding DUF6625 family protein gives MKSIVVIVPYFGELPPFYPMWEKSVLHNESIDFVLFTDDKNVSSIGNLRVEHMSFEEYKYRIQSRFPFDVCLEKPYKICDFRPAFGYCFSDIIEGYDFWGYCDLDLTFGDIRSFVSDKILNDYDRIFVTGHFSLYRNTDKIVKLFMNNGDYPEYNYTEAFKNNDSCYFDEFRGMELKCLRNGIKVFTGNVFADYKPEGNSFYNRKKENVIVIWDRGKLYEVTKKGDYKELLYAHYQKRKMILENISSNKVYIAAGIISDKPRDHTELFEFKSGSNLGYKYLFKIKKLKKAIAKYGLLGLYKKYKRCKEIEKLKNILVLNNNQQVDLV, from the coding sequence ATGAAAAGCATTGTTGTAATAGTACCATATTTTGGAGAACTGCCACCTTTTTACCCTATGTGGGAAAAGTCTGTTTTGCATAATGAAAGTATAGACTTTGTCTTATTTACAGATGATAAAAATGTTTCATCTATAGGGAATCTTAGAGTTGAGCATATGTCATTTGAGGAATATAAATATAGGATTCAGAGTAGGTTTCCGTTTGATGTGTGCTTAGAGAAACCATATAAAATATGCGATTTCAGACCAGCTTTTGGATATTGCTTTTCAGACATAATCGAAGGATATGATTTTTGGGGATATTGCGATTTGGATTTGACATTTGGAGACATTAGGTCTTTTGTATCGGATAAAATCTTGAATGATTATGATAGAATATTTGTTACTGGCCATTTCTCTTTATATAGAAATACTGATAAAATTGTAAAATTATTTATGAACAACGGAGATTATCCTGAATATAATTATACAGAGGCATTTAAGAACAATGATTCATGTTATTTTGATGAGTTTCGTGGAATGGAGTTAAAATGTTTGCGAAATGGTATAAAAGTTTTTACTGGAAATGTGTTTGCAGATTATAAGCCCGAAGGAAATAGCTTTTATAATAGAAAAAAAGAAAATGTTATAGTGATATGGGACAGAGGGAAATTATATGAAGTAACTAAAAAGGGTGATTATAAGGAACTATTATATGCTCATTATCAAAAGAGAAAAATGATCCTTGAGAATATTAGCAGTAATAAAGTTTATATTGCTGCTGGGATAATATCAGATAAGCCTCGGGACCATACTGAGCTGTTTGAATTTAAGTCAGGCTCAAATTTGGGTTATAAATATTTGTTTAAGATTAAAAAGTTGAAAAAGGCAATCGCTAAGTATGGATTGTTAGGCTTATATAAAAAGTACAAGAGGTGTAAAGAAATCGAAAAACTGAAAAATATTCTAGTGTTGAATAATAATCAACAAGTTGATTTAGTGTAA
- a CDS encoding sugar transferase, with amino-acid sequence MNRSNVSASFDVVHVILDVFFQGAALLVTCLIWGDLVQTDQWKSILSMFFVFVLIYIVTNRAANIYNNTLFFYTDRVVKRESVSFFFAFLSGFLTYEFNLQSSIDYRFFIRFLMISYMIIALETLFFLKIIDRIINRKHIPRCIYVGSKDSYNKFRYFLGKTPLTLNEIGYVSFKDDDESLEYIGCIRDLEQIIRKYNIDQVFIMQKREMDIEFIQQYIDLCIKMGVTCRVIVDIYRRRKAFSYNSSIGTYPIMTYHTVCMNTWQAALKRVFDIVFSIVGIVVTSPIMILTAIAIKLDSPGPVIFKQVRVGKNGRHFKIWKFRSMYRDAEARKAELQALNEVGDGMMFKIKDDPRITRVGKFIRKTSIDELPQFFNVLSGSMSFVGTRPPTLDEVEKYTTEQWRRISIKPGITGMWQSSGRSTITDFKQVVGLDVDYIDNWTPFMDIKILFRTVSELFKLNGSY; translated from the coding sequence ATGAATCGTTCAAATGTGTCAGCGTCTTTTGACGTAGTGCATGTAATACTTGATGTATTTTTCCAGGGAGCCGCACTCCTTGTTACATGCCTTATATGGGGAGATTTAGTTCAGACGGATCAGTGGAAAAGTATATTATCCATGTTCTTTGTTTTTGTGCTTATTTATATAGTTACAAACAGAGCAGCTAACATTTATAACAATACTCTATTTTTCTATACGGACAGAGTGGTCAAAAGGGAGAGCGTTTCGTTCTTCTTTGCTTTTCTTAGCGGCTTTCTGACCTATGAGTTTAATCTGCAGTCTTCTATTGACTACAGATTTTTTATCAGATTTTTGATGATCTCATACATGATCATAGCTCTGGAAACTTTGTTTTTCTTAAAGATAATCGACAGAATTATCAATAGAAAGCATATTCCGAGATGTATATATGTAGGTAGTAAGGATTCCTACAATAAATTCAGATATTTCCTTGGTAAGACACCACTTACTTTAAATGAAATCGGCTATGTGAGCTTTAAGGATGATGATGAGTCTCTTGAGTACATTGGTTGCATCAGGGATCTTGAACAGATAATCAGAAAGTACAATATTGATCAGGTTTTCATAATGCAGAAGCGTGAGATGGATATTGAGTTTATCCAGCAGTATATTGACCTTTGCATTAAGATGGGTGTTACCTGCAGAGTTATAGTTGATATCTACAGAAGAAGAAAGGCTTTTTCTTATAATAGCAGTATCGGAACATATCCTATCATGACATATCACACAGTATGCATGAATACATGGCAGGCAGCTCTTAAGAGAGTATTTGATATTGTATTTTCTATAGTAGGAATTGTCGTTACTTCACCTATTATGATTCTTACAGCTATTGCAATTAAGCTTGATTCTCCCGGACCTGTTATTTTTAAGCAGGTAAGAGTTGGCAAAAACGGAAGACATTTTAAGATTTGGAAATTCAGAAGCATGTATCGTGATGCTGAGGCAAGAAAGGCTGAACTTCAGGCACTTAATGAAGTTGGCGATGGTATGATGTTCAAGATAAAGGATGATCCCAGAATAACAAGAGTTGGTAAGTTTATCAGAAAGACAAGTATTGATGAGCTTCCTCAGTTCTTCAATGTTCTTTCGGGATCAATGAGTTTTGTAGGTACAAGACCTCCGACCTTGGATGAGGTTGAGAAGTATACTACAGAACAGTGGAGGAGAATTAGTATTAAACCCGGTATTACCGGTATGTGGCAGAGTAGTGGAAGAAGTACTATTACCGACTTTAAGCAGGTAGTGGGACTTGATGTGGATTACATAGATAATTGGACACCGTTTATGGATATTAAGATACTTTTCAGAACGGTATCGGAATTGTTTAAACTGAACGGTTCGTATTAG
- the rfbB gene encoding dTDP-glucose 4,6-dehydratase, whose translation MKTYLVTGGAGFIGSNYIHYMFKKYDNEIRIINVDALTYAGNLENLTDVENRDNYTFVKANICDREAINKIFEENDIDRVVHFAAESHVDRSIVNPEIFVETNVLGTATMLNAAKKAWELPDGSFKEGKKFLHVSTDEVYGSLPEDPNAYFYETTPYDPHSPYSASKASSDMLVKAYMDTYKFPANITNCSNNYGPYQFPEKLIPLMIHNALEGKALPVYGDGKNVRDWLYVEDHAKAIDMVQEKGKLFETYNIGGHNEKQNIEIIETIIDVLRESLDDSDPRKAKITTDLITYVEDRKGHDRRYAIAPDKIKAEIGWEPETMFKEGIRKTIKWFFAHEDWMEHVTSGNYQKYYESMYGGKL comes from the coding sequence ATGAAAACATATTTAGTAACAGGTGGTGCCGGATTTATCGGTTCTAACTACATTCATTACATGTTTAAAAAGTATGACAATGAGATTCGCATCATCAATGTTGATGCTCTTACTTATGCAGGTAATCTTGAGAACCTCACAGATGTTGAGAACAGAGATAACTACACATTTGTAAAAGCTAACATTTGTGACAGAGAGGCTATAAATAAGATTTTTGAGGAGAACGACATCGACAGAGTAGTACATTTTGCTGCCGAGAGCCATGTTGACCGCTCAATCGTTAATCCTGAGATCTTCGTTGAGACAAACGTACTTGGTACTGCAACAATGCTTAATGCAGCTAAGAAAGCATGGGAGCTTCCCGATGGTTCCTTCAAGGAAGGTAAGAAATTCCTTCATGTAAGTACAGATGAAGTATACGGCTCACTTCCCGAGGATCCGAATGCTTATTTCTATGAGACAACACCTTACGATCCGCACAGCCCTTACTCAGCTAGTAAGGCAAGCTCGGATATGCTTGTTAAGGCTTATATGGATACTTATAAGTTCCCTGCAAATATTACAAACTGCTCCAATAACTACGGCCCTTACCAGTTCCCGGAGAAACTTATCCCTCTTATGATCCACAACGCACTTGAGGGCAAGGCACTTCCCGTATACGGTGACGGTAAGAATGTTCGTGACTGGCTCTATGTTGAGGACCACGCTAAGGCGATCGACATGGTACAGGAAAAAGGAAAGCTCTTCGAGACCTATAACATCGGTGGACATAACGAGAAGCAGAACATCGAGATCATTGAGACTATCATTGATGTTCTTCGTGAATCACTTGATGATTCAGATCCCAGAAAGGCTAAGATCACAACCGACCTTATCACATATGTTGAGGACAGAAAGGGACATGATCGTCGTTATGCCATTGCTCCCGATAAGATCAAGGCTGAGATTGGCTGGGAGCCTGAAACAATGTTCAAGGAAGGTATCCGCAAGACAATAAAATGGTTCTTTGCTCATGAGGATTGGATGGAGCATGTTACCAGCGGTAATTACCAGAAGTATTATGAGAGTATGTATGGTGGAAAGTTATAA
- a CDS encoding YveK family protein, whose protein sequence is MEKKHIDKKNFEGLTVEKQQDGIEIDVFELLGYFKSKLVIIIAAFVLGSVLAGAYTYFLVEPLYTATTKIYVVSASSDTMVNLTDLNLGTGLSSDYEQVITIRPIFNQVIKDLDLEYTYEQLLGMVSIAVIKNTRIMTISVTSTDPNEAEQIANDIAKQAEIQIPKLMDTPKPHIIEPAIVPMYKSSPSFSKNIMMGALGATVLVLGIFTVIFVLQDTVKSADDIERMFGSLPLAVIPEGDLGILAEGLETASKKKVKPIRNNNSRKETKCS, encoded by the coding sequence ATGGAAAAGAAACATATTGATAAAAAAAACTTTGAAGGTTTGACTGTTGAAAAGCAGCAGGACGGAATAGAGATAGATGTATTTGAGCTTCTTGGCTATTTTAAGAGCAAATTAGTGATTATTATCGCAGCATTTGTTTTGGGATCGGTTTTGGCAGGCGCATATACATATTTTTTGGTAGAACCTTTATATACTGCTACAACCAAGATTTATGTGGTATCAGCATCTAGCGATACGATGGTGAATTTAACGGATCTTAACCTTGGAACAGGATTGTCATCAGATTATGAACAGGTTATTACTATCAGACCGATTTTTAATCAGGTGATTAAGGATCTTGACCTTGAGTATACATATGAACAGCTTCTTGGAATGGTCAGTATTGCTGTAATTAAAAATACCAGAATTATGACCATCAGTGTGACAAGTACAGATCCAAATGAGGCTGAGCAGATTGCAAATGATATTGCGAAGCAGGCTGAAATACAGATTCCAAAACTTATGGATACTCCTAAGCCTCATATCATTGAACCTGCAATTGTTCCTATGTATAAGAGTTCACCAAGTTTCTCTAAAAATATAATGATGGGTGCTCTTGGAGCTACAGTACTTGTACTTGGAATATTCACAGTAATATTTGTACTTCAGGATACAGTTAAATCTGCTGATGATATCGAGAGAATGTTTGGAAGCCTTCCTCTTGCTGTGATTCCTGAAGGAGACCTCGGAATACTTGCAGAAGGTTTGGAAACAGCATCAAAGAAAAAAGTAAAACCTATTAGGAATAATAATTCACGAAAGGAGACCAAGTGTTCATGA
- the rfbC gene encoding dTDP-4-dehydrorhamnose 3,5-epimerase, whose protein sequence is MGQLQVETCEIEGLKVITPQVFGDSRGYFMETYSKRDFQNIGIDVEFVQDNQSASKRGVLRGLHFQKNFPQDKLVRVVNGEVFDVAVDLRKDSKTFGKWFGVTLSAENKKQFFIPKGFAHGFLVLSDYAEFAYKCTDFYHPDDEGGLLWKDPEIGVEWPYQEGVELIMSDKDQKWGGIKEYVISAK, encoded by the coding sequence ATGGGACAATTACAGGTAGAGACATGTGAAATTGAAGGATTGAAGGTCATTACACCACAGGTTTTCGGAGATAGCAGAGGCTATTTCATGGAAACATACTCAAAGAGAGACTTTCAGAATATCGGAATAGATGTTGAATTTGTACAGGACAATCAGTCTGCATCAAAAAGAGGAGTGCTGAGGGGTCTTCATTTTCAGAAGAACTTTCCGCAGGACAAACTTGTCAGAGTTGTAAATGGTGAAGTTTTTGATGTGGCTGTAGATTTAAGAAAAGATTCCAAGACTTTCGGAAAGTGGTTTGGAGTTACATTGTCAGCAGAAAATAAGAAGCAGTTCTTTATTCCCAAGGGATTTGCGCATGGATTTTTAGTGCTTTCAGACTATGCTGAATTTGCATATAAGTGCACGGATTTTTATCACCCTGATGATGAGGGCGGATTATTGTGGAAGGACCCTGAGATTGGTGTTGAATGGCCATATCAGGAAGGTGTTGAGCTCATTATGTCTGATAAGGATCAGAAGTGGGGCGGAATAAAGGAATATGTAATTAGTGCAAAATAA
- a CDS encoding leucine-rich repeat protein gives MVSSVMKKVLATVMVAALFVATPAQVSAAPSPVTANQTQEKKAVTVDSTNKKAMTVKGTDDYTPVVDTKAEGTATFNSVEATTATSIKVPTKVTVDGVEYTVVEIKESAFANAKKVRKITIPSNVQTIDTKAFTGAESLKKIKFNGKKAVKVAKGAFKGLDTKKMTIKVTKKMSKKQFKKFKKQLKKAGFKGTIAQ, from the coding sequence ATGGTAAGTAGTGTTATGAAAAAAGTTCTTGCAACTGTAATGGTAGCAGCTCTCTTTGTAGCAACACCGGCTCAGGTTTCTGCAGCTCCGTCACCTGTAACAGCAAATCAGACTCAGGAGAAAAAGGCGGTAACTGTTGATTCAACCAATAAGAAGGCAATGACTGTAAAGGGAACTGACGACTACACACCTGTCGTTGATACCAAGGCAGAAGGTACAGCTACATTCAACTCTGTTGAGGCAACTACTGCAACATCTATCAAGGTTCCCACAAAGGTTACTGTTGATGGTGTTGAGTATACAGTAGTTGAGATTAAGGAAAGCGCTTTTGCAAATGCTAAGAAGGTAAGAAAAATTACTATCCCTTCAAATGTACAGACTATTGATACAAAAGCATTTACAGGAGCAGAAAGCCTTAAGAAAATCAAGTTCAACGGCAAGAAGGCTGTTAAGGTTGCTAAGGGTGCTTTCAAGGGACTTGACACCAAGAAGATGACCATCAAGGTTACTAAGAAGATGTCAAAGAAGCAGTTTAAGAAGTTCAAGAAGCAGCTTAAAAAAGCTGGTTTCAAGGGCACAATTGCTCAGTAA
- the rfbA gene encoding glucose-1-phosphate thymidylyltransferase RfbA, giving the protein MKGIILAGGSGTRLYPLTRAISKQIMPVYDKPMIYYPLSTLMLAGIREVLIISTPRDLPIFEDLFGTGEQLGMNFSYAIQEQPRGLADAFIIGEKFIGNDGVALVLGDNIFYGQSFSKLLKEVAARDKGATIFGYYVRDPREYGVVEFDENGKAISIEEKPEHPKSNYAVPGLYFYDNDVIDIAKNVKPSARGEIEITSVNNEYLSRGELRVETMGRGFAWLDTGNHDSLLDAADFVCAFQKRQGLYVSCIEEIAYKRGFIDKEQLLKLAEPLMKTDYGKYLVEVAEGL; this is encoded by the coding sequence ATGAAGGGAATCATTTTGGCCGGAGGATCCGGAACAAGACTTTATCCACTTACAAGAGCGATATCAAAGCAGATCATGCCTGTTTATGATAAGCCTATGATCTATTATCCGCTTTCAACTCTTATGCTTGCGGGTATCAGAGAGGTGCTTATTATTTCAACACCCAGAGACCTTCCAATTTTTGAGGATCTTTTCGGAACAGGCGAGCAGCTTGGAATGAATTTCTCATATGCTATACAGGAACAGCCAAGAGGCCTTGCTGATGCTTTTATCATCGGTGAGAAATTTATTGGTAACGATGGCGTTGCACTTGTTCTTGGCGATAATATCTTTTATGGTCAGAGCTTCAGTAAGCTTCTTAAGGAGGTTGCCGCCAGAGATAAAGGCGCTACAATCTTTGGATATTATGTTCGTGATCCCAGAGAATATGGCGTAGTTGAATTTGATGAAAACGGTAAGGCTATCTCAATAGAGGAAAAGCCTGAGCATCCAAAGAGCAATTATGCGGTTCCAGGCCTTTACTTCTATGACAATGATGTTATTGACATTGCTAAAAACGTAAAGCCTTCAGCAAGAGGTGAGATTGAAATCACAAGCGTTAACAACGAGTACTTAAGTCGCGGTGAGCTTCGTGTTGAGACTATGGGCCGAGGCTTTGCATGGCTTGATACAGGAAATCATGATTCTCTTCTTGATGCGGCTGATTTTGTATGCGCATTCCAGAAGAGACAGGGACTTTATGTTTCATGTATTGAAGAGATTGCTTATAAGAGAGGCTTTATTGATAAAGAGCAGCTATTGAAACTTGCTGAGCCTCTTATGAAGACTGATTACGGTAAATACCTTGTTGAAGTAGCAGAAGGATTATAA
- a CDS encoding lipopolysaccharide biosynthesis protein, translated as MGKQERLLKNTVILFIGGIGTKLINFLMLPLFTAWLSVEEYGDIDIFTVIIAMAVPILSLQLDQGVFRFLIDDDKQTDKKETISSCILIIFSILFTSNILAFLFLQLMAKEGLTIWLIALDLQIFDIMLQQIVRGMGNNKIYSWNSIIITFTNVLFSIVLIRFCGMGVIGYICAFCISHVVSIFYMIMRSKVYKLFGVKSFNVGKAKRILVYSIPMITNNVSWWILNASDKLILNVCCGNGANGIYAAAGKIPGLITTMYSLFHMAWQESASREKEDMADFYSDVFRNLFAIMSYILIILLCFEPVIFKILINDKFAAAYYHIPLLLVGMFFYSIAQYYGGIYIGLKKTKELGKTSIIAAGINLFVNILLVGKMQIFAASVSTLMAYFILFILRARAIKKICQIKYDYRTIKITIGIIILAMMGSYSRNILILLLILLGSTFIYYKLYYDVIKQVILKITCRLHIRVELS; from the coding sequence ATGGGAAAACAAGAGAGATTATTAAAGAATACAGTAATTTTATTTATTGGAGGTATTGGGACAAAGCTAATTAATTTTTTGATGCTTCCTCTTTTTACCGCGTGGCTTTCCGTAGAAGAATATGGAGATATTGATATATTTACAGTTATTATAGCAATGGCTGTTCCAATTCTGTCATTACAATTAGATCAAGGGGTATTTCGCTTTTTGATTGATGATGATAAGCAAACTGATAAAAAGGAAACTATTTCAAGTTGCATATTAATTATTTTCTCTATTTTGTTTACATCAAATATATTAGCTTTTTTGTTTTTACAATTGATGGCTAAGGAAGGATTAACTATTTGGTTAATAGCGTTAGATTTACAGATTTTTGATATAATGCTTCAGCAGATAGTTAGAGGAATGGGGAATAATAAAATTTATTCCTGGAATAGCATAATAATTACATTTACTAATGTTCTATTTTCAATTGTACTAATTCGCTTTTGTGGAATGGGGGTAATAGGATATATTTGTGCATTTTGTATTTCTCATGTAGTTTCAATCTTTTATATGATAATGCGGTCAAAGGTATACAAGTTATTTGGGGTGAAATCATTTAACGTGGGAAAGGCAAAAAGAATATTAGTTTATTCAATTCCTATGATTACTAATAATGTTTCGTGGTGGATTTTGAATGCATCGGATAAACTTATTTTGAATGTATGTTGTGGGAATGGCGCCAATGGTATATATGCAGCAGCAGGAAAAATACCAGGGCTAATAACGACAATGTATAGTCTTTTTCATATGGCATGGCAAGAATCAGCATCAAGAGAAAAAGAAGATATGGCAGACTTTTATAGTGACGTGTTTAGGAATTTATTTGCTATTATGTCATATATACTCATTATCCTATTATGTTTTGAGCCAGTTATTTTTAAGATTCTGATTAATGACAAATTTGCAGCAGCTTATTATCATATACCTCTTTTACTTGTGGGTATGTTTTTTTATAGTATTGCTCAGTATTATGGCGGTATATACATAGGATTGAAAAAAACAAAAGAGCTTGGAAAAACATCCATTATAGCTGCGGGAATAAACTTATTTGTGAATATACTATTAGTTGGAAAAATGCAAATTTTTGCAGCAAGTGTATCTACATTAATGGCATATTTTATATTGTTTATATTAAGAGCTAGAGCAATCAAGAAGATTTGCCAAATAAAGTATGATTATAGAACTATAAAGATTACTATTGGCATTATAATACTAGCTATGATGGGATCATATTCAAGAAATATTCTTATATTATTATTGATATTATTAGGATCAACATTTATTTATTATAAATTATATTATGATGTTATAAAGCAAGTGATTTTAAAAATAACATGCAGATTACATATTAGAGTTGAACTATCTTGA
- a CDS encoding CpsB/CapC family capsule biosynthesis tyrosine phosphatase has product MIDFHTHILPGIDDGSRDINMTMKMINAEIEQGVDRIVLTPHFYAHKDSPDNFFRRRQQAFDEIRLYLTDMKTPEFKLGAEVFFFPGIGKSKRLSEFCFEGTNLLLLELPFEQWTESTFREVMKIIEDEGLQIILAHIERFYHYQKDITIWNKILNLPIIPQINAECFLKWSSRRFANRFIKDGHDIILGTDAHNDSSRPVNMADARRIIEKKFGNEYLSGIDDFGKRLWEND; this is encoded by the coding sequence ATGATTGATTTTCATACGCATATATTGCCTGGGATTGATGATGGCAGCAGAGATATAAATATGACTATGAAGATGATCAATGCCGAAATTGAGCAGGGCGTAGATAGGATTGTTTTGACTCCACATTTTTATGCTCACAAGGATAGTCCGGATAACTTTTTTAGACGTAGGCAGCAGGCTTTTGATGAGATTAGGTTATACTTAACTGATATGAAAACGCCAGAGTTTAAACTCGGTGCTGAGGTTTTTTTCTTTCCCGGAATAGGAAAGTCAAAAAGATTATCAGAGTTTTGTTTTGAGGGAACAAATTTATTGCTTCTCGAACTTCCATTTGAGCAATGGACTGAAAGTACGTTCAGAGAAGTTATGAAGATAATAGAAGATGAGGGACTTCAGATTATCTTAGCGCATATTGAGCGCTTCTATCACTATCAAAAAGATATTACTATTTGGAACAAGATTTTAAATCTTCCAATTATTCCACAAATAAACGCCGAGTGCTTCTTGAAGTGGAGTTCACGTCGTTTTGCAAATAGATTCATCAAGGATGGACATGACATCATTCTTGGAACTGATGCGCATAATGATTCATCAAGACCTGTAAATATGGCTGATGCGCGCAGAATTATAGAAAAGAAGTTTGGTAATGAGTATTTATCCGGGATTGATGATTTCGGAAAGAGGCTGTGGGAAAATGATTGA
- a CDS encoding CpsD/CapB family tyrosine-protein kinase has translation MNKLIINNNPELPYAMEEALNSLRVNIGFLGKDIRKIMVISSTPNEGKSFVAMQLFRQFAQAGTKTVLIDADMRKSTMMDKYGMEVAGGEKIKGTSHVLAGDGDFNNAIYSTNIENGFILPNADNVVNPSMLLENNRFEELLNYAGENYRYTIVDSAPLDLVSDGERIGSLCDGAILVVRSGVTSKSMVRHSAMQLERAGCPLLGIVLNRVGSSKGKYYYGKKDSRYYVASK, from the coding sequence ATGAATAAGTTAATAATAAATAATAATCCAGAGCTACCCTATGCTATGGAAGAAGCGCTTAACTCTCTTCGTGTAAATATAGGATTTTTGGGTAAAGATATAAGAAAAATAATGGTTATATCTTCTACACCTAACGAGGGCAAGAGTTTTGTGGCTATGCAGCTGTTTCGGCAGTTTGCCCAGGCAGGTACCAAGACAGTGCTTATCGATGCCGATATGAGAAAGTCTACTATGATGGATAAATACGGCATGGAAGTAGCAGGCGGAGAGAAGATTAAGGGTACAAGCCATGTGCTTGCAGGAGATGGTGATTTTAATAATGCTATCTACAGTACCAATATTGAAAATGGCTTTATTTTGCCAAATGCAGATAATGTTGTTAATCCTTCAATGCTCTTGGAAAATAACAGATTTGAAGAGCTTTTGAATTATGCTGGTGAGAATTACAGATATACAATTGTTGATTCGGCACCATTAGATCTGGTATCAGATGGTGAGAGAATTGGTTCTCTCTGTGACGGTGCAATCCTTGTTGTAAGGAGCGGTGTCACATCTAAGTCAATGGTAAGACATTCAGCTATGCAGCTTGAGAGAGCGGGATGTCCACTTCTTGGAATTGTGCTTAACAGAGTGGGTAGTTCCAAGGGTAAGTACTACTACGGGAAAAAGGACAGCAGGTATTACGTGGCAAGTAAATAA